A region from the Serinibacter arcticus genome encodes:
- a CDS encoding purine-nucleoside phosphorylase, protein MSPEDFRAHLLDADDAAAAAHLAAVTGHERHDALVVLGSGLTDVADTLGTATATLRLSELPGVLAPTADGHLDELRSCVLPDSPDGSPGTRVLVALGRTHLYEGVDRRRVTALVRIAAAAGARRTVLTNANGCLRPWKLGDVVAITDHLNLTGSSPFDGGVFLDPRTVWDRTLAAATTAVCPRSGTYAALRGPEYQTDAESRLLAASGADVVGMSTVHEALTAAALGLRAAGLSVVSDLSFDAATTDPQAVLDAAARSRETLATAVRGALTAD, encoded by the coding sequence ATGAGCCCCGAGGACTTTCGCGCCCACCTGCTCGACGCCGACGACGCCGCGGCCGCCGCCCACCTCGCGGCCGTCACCGGCCACGAGCGGCACGACGCCCTCGTCGTGCTCGGCTCGGGACTGACCGACGTCGCGGACACGCTCGGCACCGCGACGGCGACGCTCCGGTTGTCGGAGCTGCCCGGCGTGCTCGCCCCGACCGCCGACGGACACCTCGACGAGCTGCGCAGCTGCGTGCTGCCCGACTCCCCCGACGGCTCCCCCGGGACCCGAGTGCTCGTCGCGCTCGGACGCACGCACCTGTACGAGGGCGTCGACCGCCGTCGCGTGACCGCCCTGGTCCGCATCGCCGCGGCCGCCGGGGCGCGCCGGACCGTGCTCACCAACGCGAACGGCTGCCTGCGGCCCTGGAAGCTCGGCGACGTCGTCGCGATCACCGACCACCTCAACCTCACGGGCTCCTCGCCGTTCGACGGCGGCGTGTTCCTCGACCCCCGCACCGTCTGGGACCGGACGCTCGCGGCCGCGACGACGGCGGTCTGCCCCCGGTCCGGCACCTATGCGGCGCTGCGTGGCCCCGAGTACCAGACGGACGCGGAGAGCCGCCTGCTCGCGGCGTCCGGCGCCGACGTCGTCGGCATGTCCACCGTCCACGAGGCGCTGACGGCGGCGGCGCTCGGCCTGCGGGCAGCCGGCCTGAGCGTGGTGTCGGACCTGTCCTTCGACGCCGCGACGACCGACCCGCAGGCCGTGCTCGACGCCGCGGCCCGCTCGCGGGAGACGCTCGCGACGGCGGTGCGAGGCGCCCTGACGGCGGACTGA
- a CDS encoding histidine phosphatase family protein has protein sequence MTAGTIVLWRHGQTDYNVAMRLQGQTDIPLNETGRAQAETAAAVLAELRPDAIVASDLSRAVATASALASRLDLPVVTDPRLRERDFGDWEGLHGDVIAERWPDAHEVWRAGGHPEGVRAERRGDVGTRFAAGVTDAASRLEPSQTLVVVAHGACITAGITTLLGLDAETWGGLQGLNNCHWSVLGASSRTPHRRLLSHNVRA, from the coding sequence GTGACCGCCGGCACCATCGTGCTCTGGCGGCACGGTCAGACCGACTACAACGTGGCCATGCGGCTGCAGGGTCAGACCGACATCCCGCTGAACGAGACCGGGCGGGCGCAGGCCGAGACGGCCGCCGCCGTCCTGGCCGAGCTGCGGCCCGACGCGATCGTCGCCTCCGACCTGTCGCGCGCCGTCGCCACCGCCTCGGCTCTCGCGTCGCGCCTCGATCTCCCCGTCGTCACCGACCCCCGCCTGCGGGAGCGGGACTTCGGCGACTGGGAGGGGCTGCACGGCGACGTCATCGCCGAGCGCTGGCCCGACGCGCACGAGGTCTGGCGCGCCGGTGGCCACCCCGAGGGCGTGCGCGCCGAGCGGCGGGGCGACGTCGGAACCCGCTTCGCCGCCGGCGTGACCGACGCCGCGTCCCGGCTCGAGCCGAGCCAGACCCTCGTGGTCGTCGCGCACGGCGCCTGCATCACCGCGGGCATCACCACGCTGCTGGGCCTGGACGCCGAGACCTGGGGCGGCCTCCAGGGGCTGAACAACTGCCACTGGTCGGTGCTCGGAGCCTCCAGCCGGACGCCGCACCGGCGGCTGCTGTCGCACAACGTGCGGGCCTGA
- a CDS encoding GOLPH3/VPS74 family protein, whose protein sequence is MDMLIAEDVMLLLLDDATGSVAGSSAVHYTLGGAVLVELALAERVWIEPSGSAWRTARVHPVPGAPPLADPLLQGALGIVAEKPRSAQDLVNRLGKGLREHVAERLVNRGLVRRETTNVLGLFPSTRWPAQDARHEQELRGTLELVLARGAVPDARTGAVVALLSAADQAHRVLGYPGIAPRDVKARAKVIAEGDWAAKAVKDAVAAMNAAVIGAIVATTVVTGSSS, encoded by the coding sequence ATGGACATGCTCATCGCCGAGGACGTCATGCTGCTCCTGCTCGACGACGCGACCGGCTCGGTCGCCGGCTCGTCCGCCGTGCACTACACGCTCGGGGGCGCCGTGCTGGTCGAGCTCGCGCTCGCGGAGCGCGTCTGGATCGAGCCGTCGGGCAGCGCGTGGCGCACCGCCAGGGTCCACCCCGTGCCCGGGGCACCGCCACTGGCCGATCCGCTCCTGCAGGGGGCGCTGGGGATCGTCGCCGAGAAGCCGCGGAGCGCCCAGGACCTCGTGAACCGGCTCGGGAAGGGCCTGCGCGAGCACGTCGCCGAGCGCCTGGTCAATCGCGGCCTCGTGCGCCGCGAGACCACGAACGTGCTCGGCCTCTTCCCCTCGACGCGCTGGCCGGCGCAGGACGCGCGCCACGAGCAGGAGCTGCGCGGGACGCTCGAGCTGGTGCTCGCGCGCGGCGCGGTGCCCGACGCGCGGACGGGCGCTGTCGTGGCCCTCCTGTCGGCCGCCGACCAGGCCCACCGGGTGCTCGGCTACCCGGGGATCGCCCCGCGCGACGTCAAGGCGCGCGCGAAGGTGATCGCTGAGGGCGACTGGGCGGCCAAGGCCGTCAAGGACGCCGTCGCGGCGATGAACGCGGCCGTGATCGGCGCCATCGTGGCGACGACGGTCGTCACCGGCAGCAGCAGCTGA
- a CDS encoding zinc-dependent alcohol dehydrogenase family protein yields MRATLIHAPGDIRSEIVPDPVLSTGGDAVVRVTASCVCGSDLWPYRGVTPTKEPKRIGHEFVGVVEQVGADVTSVAVGDFVIAPFYVCCGECVNCRNGVSTSCLNGGWWGSDVRDLGFADGAQGELVRVPLADGTLVNVSAVIGGQPDPALIPSLLTLADVMGTGHHAAISAGVVPGATVAVVGDGAVGLCGVLAARRLGAGRIIAMSRHSDRAAIAREFGATDVLPERGDAGVEAVRALTGGIGADAVLECVGTEESMDQALRSARPGGRVGFVGVPNGGPELPVRTMFATNVGVVGGVAPVRGYIAELLTDVLSGAIDPGRVFDLELPLAEAARAYRAMDGRTATKVLLRS; encoded by the coding sequence ATGCGCGCCACCCTCATCCACGCCCCCGGTGACATCCGGTCCGAGATCGTTCCCGACCCCGTGCTCTCCACCGGCGGCGACGCCGTCGTGCGCGTCACCGCGAGCTGCGTCTGCGGCTCCGACCTGTGGCCCTACCGCGGCGTGACGCCGACGAAGGAGCCGAAGCGGATCGGGCACGAGTTCGTCGGCGTCGTCGAGCAGGTCGGCGCCGACGTGACCTCCGTCGCCGTCGGCGACTTCGTCATCGCCCCGTTCTACGTCTGCTGCGGCGAGTGCGTGAACTGCCGCAACGGCGTCAGCACCTCGTGCCTGAACGGCGGCTGGTGGGGCTCGGACGTGCGCGACCTCGGATTCGCCGACGGCGCCCAGGGCGAGCTCGTGCGCGTCCCGCTGGCGGACGGCACGCTCGTCAACGTCTCCGCCGTGATCGGCGGTCAGCCCGACCCGGCGCTCATCCCCAGCCTCCTCACCCTGGCGGACGTCATGGGCACCGGGCACCACGCCGCGATCTCGGCCGGCGTCGTGCCGGGCGCGACGGTCGCCGTCGTGGGCGACGGTGCGGTGGGCCTGTGCGGCGTGCTCGCCGCCCGCCGCCTCGGCGCGGGCCGCATCATCGCGATGTCGCGGCACTCCGACCGCGCGGCCATCGCGCGGGAGTTCGGTGCCACGGACGTCCTGCCCGAGCGGGGCGACGCCGGCGTCGAGGCGGTCCGCGCCCTCACCGGCGGGATCGGCGCGGACGCCGTGCTCGAGTGCGTGGGCACCGAGGAGTCGATGGACCAGGCCCTGCGCTCGGCCCGACCCGGCGGCCGCGTCGGCTTCGTCGGGGTGCCCAACGGCGGCCCCGAGCTGCCGGTGCGCACGATGTTCGCCACGAACGTCGGCGTCGTCGGGGGAGTGGCGCCCGTCCGCGGCTACATCGCCGAGCTGCTCACCGACGTCCTGAGCGGCGCCATCGACCCCGGTCGGGTGTTCGACCTGGAGCTGCCGCTGGCCGAGGCCGCCCGCGCGTACCGGGCGATGGACGGGCGAACCGCCACGAAGGTGCTGCTGCGGTCCTGA
- a CDS encoding DJ-1/PfpI family protein, translating into MTTSSPLRVGILVFDEVEVLDACGPFEVFSVASRFAGAEPGWRGFTVTLIAASTTDHRVRARGGLVLTADSTLLDAPELDLLIVPGGVTTEVERDRVVVDWIAARGGTPTLASVCTGAFLLAEAGVLTDQEVTTHWEDQGDLAQRFPGLRVTDRARWIGGDGLYTSAGISAGLDLSLHLVGVLSDVVHAERTARQMDYAWRR; encoded by the coding sequence GTGACGACCTCCTCGCCCCTGCGCGTGGGCATCCTGGTGTTCGACGAGGTCGAGGTGCTCGACGCCTGCGGCCCGTTCGAGGTCTTCTCCGTCGCCTCCCGGTTCGCGGGTGCCGAGCCCGGCTGGCGCGGCTTCACCGTCACGCTGATCGCGGCCTCGACGACCGACCACCGGGTCCGGGCCCGCGGCGGGCTCGTCCTCACGGCCGACAGCACCCTGCTCGACGCCCCCGAGCTCGACCTGCTGATCGTGCCGGGCGGGGTGACGACCGAGGTGGAGCGCGACCGGGTCGTCGTCGACTGGATCGCCGCCCGTGGCGGCACGCCGACGCTCGCATCGGTCTGCACCGGCGCGTTCCTGCTGGCCGAGGCCGGCGTGCTCACCGACCAGGAGGTCACGACGCACTGGGAGGACCAGGGCGACCTCGCGCAGCGCTTCCCCGGACTGAGGGTGACGGACCGCGCGCGCTGGATCGGCGGCGACGGCCTGTACACCTCGGCCGGTATCTCGGCCGGACTCGACCTCAGCCTTCACCTGGTCGGAGTGCTGTCCGACGTCGTCCACGCCGAGCGGACGGCGCGGCAGATGGACTACGCCTGGCGGCGCTGA
- a CDS encoding DUF1801 domain-containing protein — MATLKHADVEHYLAELDGGTRARVEATRAVVLGVRPALSEAIRWNAPSYRLGDADRLTFNVRGERVLLVLHRGTGQSERRGRRPDLPDPDGLVTWVSDVRGTIELGDLEQITTAAPALSDLLTRWVVHES, encoded by the coding sequence GTGGCCACCCTCAAGCACGCGGACGTCGAGCACTACCTCGCCGAGCTCGACGGCGGTACCCGCGCCAGGGTGGAGGCCACCCGGGCGGTGGTGCTGGGGGTCCGGCCGGCGCTGAGCGAGGCGATCCGCTGGAACGCCCCGAGCTATCGGCTGGGCGACGCCGACCGCCTCACCTTCAACGTCCGCGGCGAGCGCGTGCTGCTCGTCCTGCACCGCGGCACCGGCCAGTCCGAGCGGCGCGGCCGACGCCCCGACCTGCCCGACCCCGACGGCCTGGTCACCTGGGTCTCGGACGTCCGCGGCACGATCGAGCTCGGCGACCTCGAGCAGATCACGACGGCGGCACCCGCGCTCTCCGATCTCCTCACGCGCTGGGTGGTGCACGAGTCGTGA